Proteins from one Arthrobacter sp. DNA4 genomic window:
- a CDS encoding DNA-3-methyladenine glycosylase, with protein MTIAEAPPRLAAAADVSLRWYPEAPYSLSRTLGPLLRGNSDPSFCVHGDVVWNAFTTPDGPATMRLAPAGGGDVGAPLVDIQAWGPGAAAAVQAAPRLLGADDDWQGFDEPAFHATLPRMVREARRRSLAVRLPSSGRMVDQLVPIILEQKVTVIEARRAYRYLVQRYGTPAPPAGTSTPRGLLVAPTATQWLQVPSWEWHKAGVGPQRSATVMRALRSAAALERLAALPALEAAEKMQAIPGIGVWTAAEVVQRTHGCPDSISVGDYHLAAYVGAALTGRRTDDAGMLRLLEPWRGHRQRVVRMIQATGFRKPTFGPRMTIQDHRGH; from the coding sequence ATGACGATCGCAGAGGCACCTCCCCGGCTGGCAGCCGCGGCGGACGTGTCGCTGCGCTGGTATCCGGAGGCCCCCTACAGCCTTTCCCGGACCCTTGGCCCGCTCCTGCGCGGCAACAGCGATCCTTCCTTCTGCGTGCACGGGGACGTTGTCTGGAATGCTTTTACGACGCCGGACGGTCCGGCCACCATGCGGCTCGCCCCCGCGGGTGGCGGCGATGTGGGTGCGCCGTTGGTGGATATCCAGGCGTGGGGGCCCGGCGCCGCAGCCGCCGTGCAGGCGGCGCCCCGCCTGTTGGGGGCCGACGACGACTGGCAGGGTTTCGATGAACCGGCTTTCCATGCCACGCTGCCGCGCATGGTGCGGGAGGCGCGGCGCCGCAGCCTGGCGGTCCGGCTGCCTTCAAGCGGCCGCATGGTGGACCAGCTGGTGCCGATCATCCTGGAGCAGAAGGTGACGGTGATCGAGGCGCGGCGCGCCTACCGCTACCTGGTGCAGCGTTACGGGACTCCGGCGCCCCCGGCCGGGACGTCCACCCCGCGCGGTTTGCTCGTGGCACCGACGGCAACCCAGTGGCTGCAGGTTCCCAGCTGGGAGTGGCACAAGGCCGGGGTGGGACCCCAGCGCTCCGCCACCGTCATGCGCGCCCTGCGCTCCGCCGCCGCGCTTGAACGCCTCGCGGCGCTGCCGGCGCTGGAGGCAGCGGAGAAGATGCAGGCCATCCCGGGGATTGGGGTGTGGACCGCGGCCGAGGTGGTGCAGCGCACCCACGGCTGCCCGGACTCGATCTCGGTGGGCGACTACCACCTCGCGGCCTACGTGGGGGCCGCATTGACCGGACGGCGGACCGACGACGCCGGGATGCTCCGCCTTTTGGAGCCCTGGCGGGGGCACCGCCAGCGCGTGGTCCGGATGATCCAGGCCACCGGCTTCCGCAAGCCCACCTTTGGCCCGCGGATGACCATCCAGGACCACCGGGGGCACTGA